A genomic stretch from Lathyrus oleraceus cultivar Zhongwan6 chromosome 2, CAAS_Psat_ZW6_1.0, whole genome shotgun sequence includes:
- the LOC127118602 gene encoding uncharacterized protein LOC127118602: MTFRFQFSFSYKRGKSGLGLGLHTQKPFYVPESFFCQKHSFFKNYPHKDFVNPGINRVEILCSESERTRFFEDYPGLSINYLTNKQSIHLIIMAGGNTVKEMTRNFGKLDKFQGQDFRRWQKKMHFMLTTLKVVHVLSTPIPEIREDDTVENLRRRSKWENDDYICRGHILNVHTTRIKYG, from the exons atgacttttcgttttcagttttcgttctcctataaaagggggaaatctggcctcggtttagggttacacacacaaaaaccattctacgttccagaatctttcttttgccagaaacattctttcttcaagaattatccccacaaagatttcgtgaacccaggcataaatagggtcgaaatactttgttcggaaagtgaacgaacacgattcttcgaagattatccaggattatcaattaattatctaacaaacaaacaaagtattCATCTGATAATCATGGCTGGAGGAAACACCGTCAAGGAGATGACCAGAAATTTCGGAAAATTGGACAAGTTTCAAGGACAAGATTTCAGGCGTTGGCAGAAGAAGATGCATTTCATGTTGACAACGTTGAAGGTGGTGCATGTCCTATCTACACCGATTCCAGAAATTCGGGAAGATGACACAGTTGAAAATCTGAGACGCAGATCAAAGTGGGAGAACGACGACTACATATGCAGAGGGCACATTCTTAACG TTCACACTACACGGATTAAATATGGATGA